The following are encoded together in the Deltaproteobacteria bacterium genome:
- the minC gene encoding septum site-determining protein MinC, whose amino-acid sequence MRLTVKDFVLRERGVELFTIKGLKSGTTFLFDDRASFPEVIHAVEEELARAKGFFRDSPVVLHFGERNLQKDEWRQLKEILHREGLLLRYAVAATEKSRDLLYREGLPVREELIVAAQEKKTVQPEAPEYPTALYLRRSLRSGQKHVFNGDVVLVGDVNQGAEIIAGGDTIVFGTLRGVVHAGYPDNPSAVVVALNLMPLQLRIGPYIACAEEGQLNPRAQRPEVARVKDERIIIEPYQGKL is encoded by the coding sequence ATTCGGCTGACAGTCAAAGATTTCGTACTGCGTGAGAGGGGTGTGGAGCTGTTTACTATCAAGGGACTCAAGTCAGGGACGACGTTCCTCTTCGATGATCGTGCGTCGTTTCCTGAGGTGATTCATGCGGTAGAAGAAGAACTCGCACGAGCCAAGGGATTTTTCCGCGACTCGCCTGTGGTTTTGCATTTTGGCGAGCGCAATCTACAAAAAGATGAGTGGCGTCAGTTAAAAGAAATCTTGCATCGCGAAGGGTTGCTGTTGCGCTACGCTGTAGCAGCGACTGAGAAGAGTCGAGACCTTCTGTACAGAGAAGGACTTCCCGTTCGTGAGGAGCTGATTGTTGCAGCGCAGGAGAAAAAAACTGTACAACCAGAGGCGCCCGAGTACCCGACGGCGCTGTATTTACGTCGGAGTTTACGTTCGGGACAGAAACACGTCTTCAATGGCGATGTGGTGTTGGTGGGGGATGTGAATCAAGGGGCGGAGATTATCGCCGGCGGGGATACTATTGTCTTTGGCACCTTACGTGGAGTGGTGCATGCTGGGTATCCAGACAACCCGTCTGCGGTGGTTGTGGCGCTGAATTTAATGCCACTGCAGTTGCGCATTGGACCGTATATTGCCTGTGCAGAAGAAGGGCAGCTCAATCCGCGTGCTCAACGGCCAGAAGTTGCTCGTGTGAAGGACGAGCGGATTATTATTGAACCCTACCAAGGAAAATTATAG
- the minD gene encoding septum site-determining protein MinD yields the protein MGGRAIVVTSGKGGVGKTTSTANIGLGLARRGQKVALVDADIGLRNLDIIMGLENRIVYHLVDVVRGRCQVRQALVKDKRFPQLSMLPASQVDQKESITPDEMKAVVAQLKEDFDYVLIDCPAGIEQGFRNAVAGADEGIVITTPDVSPVRDADRVIGLLQSSLGEPQLIINRMSTDMVKRGDMLNQQDVLDILAVRLLGIVPEDDEVVVAGNRGSPVILNEQSRSGKAFDRIVRRILGEEVPIPELNGHGGIMHRLGKLFFRR from the coding sequence ATGGGCGGACGTGCAATAGTCGTCACTTCGGGAAAAGGCGGAGTCGGAAAGACGACTTCGACTGCAAACATCGGTCTTGGACTCGCACGACGTGGCCAAAAAGTCGCGTTGGTTGATGCGGACATCGGATTGCGTAACCTCGACATCATCATGGGGCTGGAGAACCGTATCGTCTATCACCTCGTCGATGTCGTGCGCGGTCGGTGTCAGGTACGCCAAGCCCTCGTAAAAGACAAACGGTTTCCACAGCTCTCGATGTTACCGGCCTCGCAGGTCGATCAGAAAGAATCGATCACCCCTGACGAGATGAAAGCGGTGGTCGCACAGCTCAAGGAAGATTTCGACTATGTCCTGATCGACTGTCCGGCAGGAATTGAACAAGGGTTTCGTAATGCTGTTGCTGGTGCAGATGAGGGCATTGTTATTACTACTCCTGACGTATCGCCAGTGCGTGATGCCGACCGTGTTATTGGATTGTTACAGTCGTCACTGGGAGAACCACAACTGATTATCAATCGCATGTCTACCGACATGGTGAAGCGCGGGGATATGCTTAACCAGCAAGATGTCCTCGACATCTTAGCTGTCCGACTGCTCGGGATTGTGCCTGAGGATGACGAGGTGGTGGTTGCCGGTAATCGTGGGTCGCCGGTAATCCTGAATGAACAGTCTCGTTCAGGGAAAGCGTTCGATCGAATTGTCCGTCGAATTCTCGGAGAAGAAGTACCGATTCCCGAACTGAACGGGCATGGCGGAATCATGCACCGTCTCGGTAAACTGTTCTTCAGGAGATAA